A stretch of DNA from Bacteroides acidifaciens:
AAGGTTGTGAATCCGATGGCCATCACACAGAACGGTGAAATGAAAATCGGCCAGCAGTATGTATCGATGTTATCACTGACAATCGAGGGGGAGCATCTGCATGAACTCTCCGTTCCTCACACCGGTAAAGCACGTTCATACGGTGGAAACATTGAAATACCGGACAGTATCAAGAGCAAGTGCTCGATGTTATACCCCGTAGGTCTCGGATTGCCTTTTAATCATATCGTCAATGTGGTCATCGAGATTACAGATCCTGATGCGACAGTAACAGCAATAGGAGCAGAGAAGGATGCCTTGAACTACATCACCAACTTTTATCCCCCTGCAGCAGAGAAGCAGAAGGAACAAAGATTGTTCTGTGAAGAGATTACGAAATTTGACTATCAGACCGCTTACACTTCGTTCAATGTCATTCTTAATGATACGGACAAGACTTCACTGATGCGTAAGATAGCCCTTGTACAGCAAGGATTCTCCTTCATGAACCAAAGCAGCTGTTATGTTGAAAACGCAGAGTTGTGTAATCTGTTTTTTACGAACATACCCGGTAACGCCAGGGCAAATTACAGAGGTTTCATCAATACAACCAAACAGGCAATCTGCTATCTGCAAAAAGAAGGTATGTATGTTTCAGATACGAAAGGGCACATATACAATGACCGTTTCGGAACACCGGTCAAGATAAATCTTTGGGATTATCCGACATTGAATAACAAGAACAGGATAGTTATCGGGCCGTCAGGTTCCGGAAAATCTTTCTGGCTTAACAATTACATTCTGCAAAGCTATGAGCTGGGTAGAGACATCATGATCATCGACATCGGTGGTTCATACCGTTCTATGATAGCATTGAATGGAGGGAAATATTTTGATTCTACAGAACAGAAGAAATTTGCCTTCAATCCATTTCTATGTGACCGTGACAAGAACGGTAAGTATCTCTATATCGACACAACGGACGCAGAATCAGCGGATGACCAGATAAAGACTATCGTAGCCATAATAAGCTATATCTGGAAGGCCAGGGAACAGATGATGCCGGCTGAGACGGCGATTCTTAGAAAATCCATCATCGGCTTTTATGACTATGTAAACAATTCTTCAGTAGGTCAGAATAATGAAAGAATCTTTCCTGATATGAAAGCATATAGAAAATATCTTCAGGAAGTTTTCAAAAACACAATGAGTGATTTTGAAAAGCAGAAATTCGAGATTGAAGAGCTTATTCTTCTGCTGGAACCATATACAGACGGTGAACTCAGTTTCCTGCTCAACGCAAAGGAAAACGTGGATATTGTCCATGACAAGCTCATCGCATTTGACATGGAAGATGCGTCAAAGAAGGAATACTTTCCGCTAGTGGCCATCATTACCCTTCAGATGATTGTCGATAAGATTAAGAAACGACAGGGTATGATGAAGGAACTGATTATCGATGAAGCCTTGGATTTCCTTCAGGATGAAAAGTTCGGAGACTTCATAGCCTATCTGTACCGTACATTCAGAAAGAAAGAGGGAAGCATCACTCTGGCAGCACAGAATATCCTTTTC
This window harbors:
- a CDS encoding TraG family conjugative transposon ATPase; its protein translation is MVTLIILTAVVICLLALLIAILYMRNEEVQVTDKATDLADILPIQTITQDAIINGNGDITVGYRMLLPEVFTLSEKEAEYIHERLEALLKMLPAGTVIHQQIFYYTGEYNNQEYSNNALIAENNRHFDGKEILNSYTNLYLTFTNGKKNGKIRKSATNTSLLRRLHYPFKQPYRDYERRMTEMEASLLNFENGLASIQQFEIRKMNSKELNNAVYDYINLSYDTPVEDATEKVVNPMAITQNGEMKIGQQYVSMLSLTIEGEHLHELSVPHTGKARSYGGNIEIPDSIKSKCSMLYPVGLGLPFNHIVNVVIEITDPDATVTAIGAEKDALNYITNFYPPAAEKQKEQRLFCEEITKFDYQTAYTSFNVILNDTDKTSLMRKIALVQQGFSFMNQSSCYVENAELCNLFFTNIPGNARANYRGFINTTKQAICYLQKEGMYVSDTKGHIYNDRFGTPVKINLWDYPTLNNKNRIVIGPSGSGKSFWLNNYILQSYELGRDIMIIDIGGSYRSMIALNGGKYFDSTEQKKFAFNPFLCDRDKNGKYLYIDTTDAESADDQIKTIVAIISYIWKAREQMMPAETAILRKSIIGFYDYVNNSSVGQNNERIFPDMKAYRKYLQEVFKNTMSDFEKQKFEIEELILLLEPYTDGELSFLLNAKENVDIVHDKLIAFDMEDASKKEYFPLVAIITLQMIVDKIKKRQGMMKELIIDEALDFLQDEKFGDFIAYLYRTFRKKEGSITLAAQNILFLKNMPSGIKDSIIINCATKIILDHSEHRQNLPEIQSVLSINDEEIYMIESLQRTDRWREFFIKMSNDAFIFRNEVSDFAAVAFDSKQSTVVRIKQLFKETGSTYTAINLYLEERRKQYG